The proteins below come from a single Biomphalaria glabrata chromosome 10, xgBioGlab47.1, whole genome shotgun sequence genomic window:
- the LOC106079857 gene encoding condensin-2 complex subunit D3-like isoform X1 — protein MADANKTIAVFENLELNVLQEDYVKTCWDEDFADFSSIPVDVKEHLEEKGFLTDQLQAAHDMLGTWLQFNNENDNGEGFWSILIECDISHKSLVVLLAYLSHNASKISASFSEKATGILASSVYLRLISLPGSAAFKIYNPELFLQACRVLTIRNRPDNGGGGSKRKKKRDIPSGNKRQTKRRKGTKIPSGEALFEEDSGTIRDGSDEEQFIELSETERDQIDDFKKSLLQNVVIICERYSLRQSESTAIQLLSVLTNIVKEDPLAIDETMGQWNARHCSPGMLAFKAMYLLCQPFHGHVTTIVNESFKQLLEQILMMEDGKLFTALARPVLQIRRHALDFVVYVVKELGERSVNCLKTLLQTLCFKVPDKSDYRAYAAEAVCELVDYLPDIEYARMLEWLKRLSRYTKATQRSFLVDVMLTLIEKPERRLSDAVPSVLSGFCSHKSMVLTLLSKCSDSNASIRSRALTGFSVCTSSKFRDVVSTIKEVITPIASRPTAKHFMPTPVAVLATAKENPTTPEVMNNSSIESSLVPDNKQTENGDGDSVAQNQLKAQTPQTCALQLIEITPGFNPYLPDTEGVISMFHRRMHDSKVVVRKCALQALEKVVELVAPCYRKEDLQVLQERCADPALSVRKQAVQSLFELLKAFPKDQNIQKAWIFGLLPQVMDRETSVQEKSFEFLEEMILQHLKPANRTQASTGIEWDLLRIIVDESCEKLRRYLQKACQYWARTKKLKSSMIDALLSHIHGDNDKAAWMFLAEISKTPVKINHSLVIQYWKTVTTCADEASCGKWFDVLTVLGSTVKFIPNSELPVIFEDMKQRLREFTYPPGIIAGMVHCVSKLYACLEMSRRLPQAWGEDILRDCDQYMSHVILTDDKDTVIDEEKLICYMFTLGEVCQRCPTRMPKRVTLLIQSIIASPCISAIGESQQPSNEASDGSHSSDGSHDLLRSPSSQASSQASQPLSQFKGSRMSNNLRVHAFITLGKLCLVDETLAKKTIAALARELEVSECPAIRNNVVVVLGDLTIRYTTLVDRYATNIASCLKDPSAIVRKNTLTILTRLLQEEYVKWKGVLFFYYITTLIDENQEIKDLAAFCLEHLLLQKHPNMFFHPFIECIFHFNSYHNHPVYNKFKQTEGEKKKFSLAGASNFKKRMQLYTFMLEHMTDEQRFKITAKTNKEILSAVVDKVIPLDAEGSQILIDALAILSSREIKLSTLRGKGSEETPDETTIDLAKVVTATAKKVLITQVVRRNVIENIVPVVITLKHMLEKCRSPILKNLMAYLRELMKDYKTEIKDILAADRQLAEEIEFDLRNFEKDSQPKTPSGNTPQSNTPVGSRESSRPASPLVHANLSAQPAVLREHNGTPCRSGRSSPMELNQSRISVVTMLDAAKKAMSRVDQLRQSGNNFKPLKSATNANSTASKVSTKCSKSIVTQDSDSENTLVSPTTRFSQLRAISTPSKDVNNVTFAQVGNMTMIPPSPIPSVASVMSAGKLCLSPMMKVQQKGKKNIIHMPHPEAKDPEPIKWNIKSPTKQVTSTSPKDGTSTPSRKSHAKSAAGMRRSNRTRQK, from the exons ATGGCGGATGCAAACAAGACTATCGCAGTATTTGAAAATCTCGAATTAAACGTCTTACAAGAAG ATTATGTCAAAACTTGTTGGGATGAAGACTTTGCTGACTTTAGTTCTATACCTGTTGATGTGAAGGAACATCTGGAAGAGAAAGGTTTTTTAACTGATCAGCTGCAAGCAGCTCATGATATGTTAGGAACATGGTTGCAGTTCAACAATGAGAATGATAATGGTGAAG gtTTCTGGAGCATTCTTATTGAGTGTGACATCTCCCACAAATCTCTTGTTGTTCTCTTGGCCTATCTGTCTCACAATGCTAGCAAG ATATCTGCAAGTTTCAGTGAAAAAGCGACTGGGATTTTGGCATCATCTGTTTACCTTAGACTTATATCTTTACCAG gtagtgCAGCTTTTAAGATTTACAATCCAGAATTGTTTTTACAAGCTTGTCGTGTACTTACTATACGCAACAGGCCAG atAATGGTGGTGGTGGCAGCAAacggaagaaaaaaagagatatcCCATCAGGTAACAAGCGTCAGACAAAAAGAAGGAAAGGCACCAAGATACCTTCTGGGGAAGCACTTTTTGAAGAGGAT AGTGGTACTATTAGAGATGGCAGTGATGAGGAACAATTTATAGAACTGAGTGAAACTGAAAGAGATCAGATAGATGATTTCAAGAAGTCCTTACTTCAG AATGTAGTCATCATATGTGAAAGATACTCTCTTCGTCAGTCTGAGTCCACAGCCATTCAGTTATTGTCTGTTTTGACTAATATTGTTAAGGAAGATCCCCTTGCCATAGATGAGACTATGGGACAGTG gaatgcTAGACACTGCAGTCCTGGAATGTTGGCTTTTAAAGCAATGTATTTGTTGTGTCAACCTTTTCATGGTCACGTGACAACAATAGTCAATGAG TCTTTCAAACAACTTTTAGAACAGATACTTATGATGGAAGATGGGAAGTTGTTTACAGCTTTGGCTCGACCTGTTTTACAGATTAGGCGGCATGCATTGGACTTTGTTGT ATATGTGGTTAAAGAGTTGGGTGAGCGTTCTGTCAATTGTTTGAAAACTTTGTTGCAAACTCTCTGCTTTAAGGTGCCTGACAAGTCAGATTACAGAGCTTATGCTGCTGAA GCTGTGTGTGAACTTGTGGACTATTTGCCTGATATAGAATACGCTAGAATGTTGGAGTGGTTGAAACGTTTGTCTAGATACACTAAG GCTACACAAAGAAGTTTTCTGGTTGATGTCATGTTAACATTGATTGAGAAACCTGAGAGGAGATTATCAG atgcTGTTCCATCTGTACTGTCTGGATTTTGCAGCCATAAAAGTATGGTTCTCACACTGTTAAGCAAATGTTCAGATTCCAATGCAAG TATTCGATCAAGAGCTTTGACTGGCTTCTCTGTGTGCACAAGTTCCAAGTTCAGAGATGTCGTGTCAACCATCAAAGAGGTGATCACTCCTATCGCAAGTAGGCCAACAGCTAAGCATTTTATGCCTACGCCAGTAGCTGTGCTGGCTACAGCTAAAG AAAACCCAACTACACCTGAAGTGATGAACAACTCAAGTATTGAGAGCAGTCTAGTCCCAGATAACAAGCAAACTGAGAATGGTGATGGTGACAGTGTAGCTCAGAATCAACTTAAAGCTCAGACTCCACAGACTTGTGCACTTCAGCTTATTGAGATAACTCCTGGATTTAATCCAT ATCTGCCTGACACAGAAGGTGTAATCTCCATGTTCCATAGACGTATGCATGATTCAAAAGTAGTAGTTAGGAAATGTGCCCTACAAGCCTTGGAAAAGGTGGTTGAGTTGGTTGCTCCATGCTATAGAAAGGAA GATCTACAAGTGTTACAAGAGAGATGTGCTGATCCAGCCCTGTCAGTCAGAAAACAAGCAGTGCAGTCTTTGTTTGAACTTTTGAAAGCTTTTCCAAAAGATCAAAACATTCAGAA AGCTTGGATATTTGGACTTCTTCCTCAAGTTATGGACAGAGAAACTTCAGTGCAGGAGAAAAGCTTTGAATTTTTGGAAGAAATGATTTTACAGCACTTAAAGCCAGCCAATAG aacACAAGCCTCTACAGGAATAGAGTGGGACTTACTTCGTATTATAGTTGATGAAAGTTGTGAAAAATTACG ACGCTATTTGCAGAAAGCTTGCCAGTACTGGGCCAGGACTAAAAAACTGAAGAGCTCGATGATAGATGCATTGCTGAGTCACATTCACGGAGACAATGATAAG GCTGCCTGGATGTTCTTGGCGGAAATTTCAAAGACACCAGTTAAAATCAATCACAGTTTAGTCATTCAGTACTGGAAGACTGTCACTACTTGTGCag ATGAAGCATCTTGTGGCAAATGGTTTGATGTTTTGACTGTGTTAGGATCAACAGTAAAATTTATTCCAAACAGTGAACTGCCTGTTATATTTG AGGACATGAAGCAACGACTTAGAGAGTTCACATACCCGCCCGGTATCATTGCTGGTATGGTTCACTGTGTCTCAAAA CTCTATGCTTGTCTAGAGATGTCTCGTAGGCTTCCTCAGGCTTGGGGAGAAGACATACTGAGAGACTGTGATCAGTATATGTCACATGTCATTTTAACAGATGATAAAG ACACAGTGATAGATGAAGAGAAGTTGATCTGTTATATGTTTACATTGGGAGAGGTCTGCCAGAGATGTCCCACCAGAATGCCTAAGAGAGTCACTCTCCTGATTCAGTCCATCATTGCTTCTCCATGTATCAGCGCCATAG GTGAAAGTCAACAACCATCAAATGAAGCCTCTGATGGTAGCCACTCCTCTGATGGTAGTCATGATTTACTCCGTAGCCCCTCAAGCCAGGCTTCTTCACAAGCCTCACAGCCTCTGTCACAATTCAAAGGCTCTAGGATGTCCAACAATCTCAGGGTCCATGCATTTATTACTCTGG GTAAACTTTGCTTGGTGGATGAAACTTTGGCTAAGAAAACCATTGCAGCTTTGGCTAGAGAGCTGGAGGTGTCTGAATGTCCAGCTATTAGAAATAATGTTGTGGTTGTGTTGGGAGACCTCACAATAAG ATACACAACTTTAGTTGATCGCTATGCCACCAACATTGCCTCCTGCTTGAAAGATCCATCAGCCATTGTCAGAAAAAATACCTTGACAATCTTGACTAGACTATTACAG GAAGAGTATGTGAAGTGGAAAGGAGTTCTTTTCTTCTATTATATTACCACACTTATTGATGAGAATCAAGAAATCAAAGATTTAG CTGCTTTCTGTCTTGAGCATTTGTTGCTTCAGAAACACCCAAATATGTTCTTCCATCCTTTCATTGAATGTATCTTTCATTTCAACAGTTACCACAATCATCCTG TGTACAATAAATTCAAACAGACAGAGGGGGAGAAAAAGAAGTTTAGTCTTGCTGGGGCATCTAATTTCAA GAAGAGAATGCAGCTGTACACATTTATGTTGGAACACATGACTGATGAGCAGAGGTTTAAAATTACTGCCAAGACAAATAAAGAG ATTTTATCAGCTGTTGTAGATAAAGTTATTCCATTAGATGCAGAAGGATCTCAAATATTGATTGATGCTTTGGCCATTTTAAGCAGTAGG GAAATCAAATTGTCCACGCTACGAGGCAAAGGAAGTGAAGAAACACCAGATGAAACAACCATAGATTTGGCCAAGGTGGTCACTGCTACAGCCAAAAAAGTTCTTATAACTCAAGTGGTCAGGAGAAACGTTATTGAGAATATAGTCCCTGTAGTCATCACACTCAAACATATG CTGGAGAAATGTAGGtcacctattttaaaaaatctgatggCATATTTACGCGAGTTGATGAAAGATTATAAAACTGAAATTAAAG ACATACTAGCAGCTGATAGACAATTGGCTGAGGAAATTGAATTTGATTTGAGGAACTTTGAGAAAGATTCACAG CCTAAAACACCATCAGGAAACACACCACAGTCTAACACACCTGTTGGCAGCAGGGAGTCCAGCAGACCAGCAAGTCCACTTGTCCATGCAAACTTATCAGCCCAACCAGCAGTTCTGAGAGAACACAATGGTACACCTTGTAGATCAGGTCGCTCTAGCCCAATGGAACTGAATCAGTCTAG gatctctGTGGTGACCATGTTGGACGCTGCTAAAAAAGCAATGTCTAGAGTAGACCAATTGAGGCAGTCTGGGAATAACTTTAAGCCACTCAAATCTGCTACT AATGCTAACTCAACTGCTAGTAAAGTGTCCACTAAGTGCAGCAAGTCTATTGTAACTCAG GACTCAGACTCAGAGAATACTTTAGTCTCACCAACTACAAGGTTTAGTCAACTTAGAGCTATTAGTACACCTTCTAAAG ATGTCAACAATGTCACCTTTGCCCAAGTTGGAAACATGACCATGATTCCTCCATCCCCAATACCATCAGTGGCTAGTGTCATGAGTGCTG GAAAGTTATGCTTATCACCTATGATGAAAGTGCAACAAAAAGGCAAAAAGAATATAATTCACATGCCACATCCTGAAGCCAA AGATCCAGAACCAATCAAATGGAATATTAAATCACCA ACTAAACAAGTGACCTCTACTTCTCCTAAAGATGGAACCAGCACTCCCTCCAGAAAGAGTCATGCCAAGTCTGCAGCTGGAATGAGAAGAAGCAATAGAACTCGACAGAAATAA
- the LOC106079857 gene encoding condensin-2 complex subunit D3-like isoform X2: MLGTWLQFNNENDNGEGFWSILIECDISHKSLVVLLAYLSHNASKISASFSEKATGILASSVYLRLISLPGSAAFKIYNPELFLQACRVLTIRNRPDNGGGGSKRKKKRDIPSGNKRQTKRRKGTKIPSGEALFEEDSGTIRDGSDEEQFIELSETERDQIDDFKKSLLQNVVIICERYSLRQSESTAIQLLSVLTNIVKEDPLAIDETMGQWNARHCSPGMLAFKAMYLLCQPFHGHVTTIVNESFKQLLEQILMMEDGKLFTALARPVLQIRRHALDFVVYVVKELGERSVNCLKTLLQTLCFKVPDKSDYRAYAAEAVCELVDYLPDIEYARMLEWLKRLSRYTKATQRSFLVDVMLTLIEKPERRLSDAVPSVLSGFCSHKSMVLTLLSKCSDSNASIRSRALTGFSVCTSSKFRDVVSTIKEVITPIASRPTAKHFMPTPVAVLATAKENPTTPEVMNNSSIESSLVPDNKQTENGDGDSVAQNQLKAQTPQTCALQLIEITPGFNPYLPDTEGVISMFHRRMHDSKVVVRKCALQALEKVVELVAPCYRKEDLQVLQERCADPALSVRKQAVQSLFELLKAFPKDQNIQKAWIFGLLPQVMDRETSVQEKSFEFLEEMILQHLKPANRTQASTGIEWDLLRIIVDESCEKLRRYLQKACQYWARTKKLKSSMIDALLSHIHGDNDKAAWMFLAEISKTPVKINHSLVIQYWKTVTTCADEASCGKWFDVLTVLGSTVKFIPNSELPVIFEDMKQRLREFTYPPGIIAGMVHCVSKLYACLEMSRRLPQAWGEDILRDCDQYMSHVILTDDKDTVIDEEKLICYMFTLGEVCQRCPTRMPKRVTLLIQSIIASPCISAIGESQQPSNEASDGSHSSDGSHDLLRSPSSQASSQASQPLSQFKGSRMSNNLRVHAFITLGKLCLVDETLAKKTIAALARELEVSECPAIRNNVVVVLGDLTIRYTTLVDRYATNIASCLKDPSAIVRKNTLTILTRLLQEEYVKWKGVLFFYYITTLIDENQEIKDLAAFCLEHLLLQKHPNMFFHPFIECIFHFNSYHNHPVYNKFKQTEGEKKKFSLAGASNFKKRMQLYTFMLEHMTDEQRFKITAKTNKEILSAVVDKVIPLDAEGSQILIDALAILSSREIKLSTLRGKGSEETPDETTIDLAKVVTATAKKVLITQVVRRNVIENIVPVVITLKHMLEKCRSPILKNLMAYLRELMKDYKTEIKDILAADRQLAEEIEFDLRNFEKDSQPKTPSGNTPQSNTPVGSRESSRPASPLVHANLSAQPAVLREHNGTPCRSGRSSPMELNQSRISVVTMLDAAKKAMSRVDQLRQSGNNFKPLKSATNANSTASKVSTKCSKSIVTQDSDSENTLVSPTTRFSQLRAISTPSKDVNNVTFAQVGNMTMIPPSPIPSVASVMSAGKLCLSPMMKVQQKGKKNIIHMPHPEAKDPEPIKWNIKSPTKQVTSTSPKDGTSTPSRKSHAKSAAGMRRSNRTRQK, encoded by the exons ATGTTAGGAACATGGTTGCAGTTCAACAATGAGAATGATAATGGTGAAG gtTTCTGGAGCATTCTTATTGAGTGTGACATCTCCCACAAATCTCTTGTTGTTCTCTTGGCCTATCTGTCTCACAATGCTAGCAAG ATATCTGCAAGTTTCAGTGAAAAAGCGACTGGGATTTTGGCATCATCTGTTTACCTTAGACTTATATCTTTACCAG gtagtgCAGCTTTTAAGATTTACAATCCAGAATTGTTTTTACAAGCTTGTCGTGTACTTACTATACGCAACAGGCCAG atAATGGTGGTGGTGGCAGCAAacggaagaaaaaaagagatatcCCATCAGGTAACAAGCGTCAGACAAAAAGAAGGAAAGGCACCAAGATACCTTCTGGGGAAGCACTTTTTGAAGAGGAT AGTGGTACTATTAGAGATGGCAGTGATGAGGAACAATTTATAGAACTGAGTGAAACTGAAAGAGATCAGATAGATGATTTCAAGAAGTCCTTACTTCAG AATGTAGTCATCATATGTGAAAGATACTCTCTTCGTCAGTCTGAGTCCACAGCCATTCAGTTATTGTCTGTTTTGACTAATATTGTTAAGGAAGATCCCCTTGCCATAGATGAGACTATGGGACAGTG gaatgcTAGACACTGCAGTCCTGGAATGTTGGCTTTTAAAGCAATGTATTTGTTGTGTCAACCTTTTCATGGTCACGTGACAACAATAGTCAATGAG TCTTTCAAACAACTTTTAGAACAGATACTTATGATGGAAGATGGGAAGTTGTTTACAGCTTTGGCTCGACCTGTTTTACAGATTAGGCGGCATGCATTGGACTTTGTTGT ATATGTGGTTAAAGAGTTGGGTGAGCGTTCTGTCAATTGTTTGAAAACTTTGTTGCAAACTCTCTGCTTTAAGGTGCCTGACAAGTCAGATTACAGAGCTTATGCTGCTGAA GCTGTGTGTGAACTTGTGGACTATTTGCCTGATATAGAATACGCTAGAATGTTGGAGTGGTTGAAACGTTTGTCTAGATACACTAAG GCTACACAAAGAAGTTTTCTGGTTGATGTCATGTTAACATTGATTGAGAAACCTGAGAGGAGATTATCAG atgcTGTTCCATCTGTACTGTCTGGATTTTGCAGCCATAAAAGTATGGTTCTCACACTGTTAAGCAAATGTTCAGATTCCAATGCAAG TATTCGATCAAGAGCTTTGACTGGCTTCTCTGTGTGCACAAGTTCCAAGTTCAGAGATGTCGTGTCAACCATCAAAGAGGTGATCACTCCTATCGCAAGTAGGCCAACAGCTAAGCATTTTATGCCTACGCCAGTAGCTGTGCTGGCTACAGCTAAAG AAAACCCAACTACACCTGAAGTGATGAACAACTCAAGTATTGAGAGCAGTCTAGTCCCAGATAACAAGCAAACTGAGAATGGTGATGGTGACAGTGTAGCTCAGAATCAACTTAAAGCTCAGACTCCACAGACTTGTGCACTTCAGCTTATTGAGATAACTCCTGGATTTAATCCAT ATCTGCCTGACACAGAAGGTGTAATCTCCATGTTCCATAGACGTATGCATGATTCAAAAGTAGTAGTTAGGAAATGTGCCCTACAAGCCTTGGAAAAGGTGGTTGAGTTGGTTGCTCCATGCTATAGAAAGGAA GATCTACAAGTGTTACAAGAGAGATGTGCTGATCCAGCCCTGTCAGTCAGAAAACAAGCAGTGCAGTCTTTGTTTGAACTTTTGAAAGCTTTTCCAAAAGATCAAAACATTCAGAA AGCTTGGATATTTGGACTTCTTCCTCAAGTTATGGACAGAGAAACTTCAGTGCAGGAGAAAAGCTTTGAATTTTTGGAAGAAATGATTTTACAGCACTTAAAGCCAGCCAATAG aacACAAGCCTCTACAGGAATAGAGTGGGACTTACTTCGTATTATAGTTGATGAAAGTTGTGAAAAATTACG ACGCTATTTGCAGAAAGCTTGCCAGTACTGGGCCAGGACTAAAAAACTGAAGAGCTCGATGATAGATGCATTGCTGAGTCACATTCACGGAGACAATGATAAG GCTGCCTGGATGTTCTTGGCGGAAATTTCAAAGACACCAGTTAAAATCAATCACAGTTTAGTCATTCAGTACTGGAAGACTGTCACTACTTGTGCag ATGAAGCATCTTGTGGCAAATGGTTTGATGTTTTGACTGTGTTAGGATCAACAGTAAAATTTATTCCAAACAGTGAACTGCCTGTTATATTTG AGGACATGAAGCAACGACTTAGAGAGTTCACATACCCGCCCGGTATCATTGCTGGTATGGTTCACTGTGTCTCAAAA CTCTATGCTTGTCTAGAGATGTCTCGTAGGCTTCCTCAGGCTTGGGGAGAAGACATACTGAGAGACTGTGATCAGTATATGTCACATGTCATTTTAACAGATGATAAAG ACACAGTGATAGATGAAGAGAAGTTGATCTGTTATATGTTTACATTGGGAGAGGTCTGCCAGAGATGTCCCACCAGAATGCCTAAGAGAGTCACTCTCCTGATTCAGTCCATCATTGCTTCTCCATGTATCAGCGCCATAG GTGAAAGTCAACAACCATCAAATGAAGCCTCTGATGGTAGCCACTCCTCTGATGGTAGTCATGATTTACTCCGTAGCCCCTCAAGCCAGGCTTCTTCACAAGCCTCACAGCCTCTGTCACAATTCAAAGGCTCTAGGATGTCCAACAATCTCAGGGTCCATGCATTTATTACTCTGG GTAAACTTTGCTTGGTGGATGAAACTTTGGCTAAGAAAACCATTGCAGCTTTGGCTAGAGAGCTGGAGGTGTCTGAATGTCCAGCTATTAGAAATAATGTTGTGGTTGTGTTGGGAGACCTCACAATAAG ATACACAACTTTAGTTGATCGCTATGCCACCAACATTGCCTCCTGCTTGAAAGATCCATCAGCCATTGTCAGAAAAAATACCTTGACAATCTTGACTAGACTATTACAG GAAGAGTATGTGAAGTGGAAAGGAGTTCTTTTCTTCTATTATATTACCACACTTATTGATGAGAATCAAGAAATCAAAGATTTAG CTGCTTTCTGTCTTGAGCATTTGTTGCTTCAGAAACACCCAAATATGTTCTTCCATCCTTTCATTGAATGTATCTTTCATTTCAACAGTTACCACAATCATCCTG TGTACAATAAATTCAAACAGACAGAGGGGGAGAAAAAGAAGTTTAGTCTTGCTGGGGCATCTAATTTCAA GAAGAGAATGCAGCTGTACACATTTATGTTGGAACACATGACTGATGAGCAGAGGTTTAAAATTACTGCCAAGACAAATAAAGAG ATTTTATCAGCTGTTGTAGATAAAGTTATTCCATTAGATGCAGAAGGATCTCAAATATTGATTGATGCTTTGGCCATTTTAAGCAGTAGG GAAATCAAATTGTCCACGCTACGAGGCAAAGGAAGTGAAGAAACACCAGATGAAACAACCATAGATTTGGCCAAGGTGGTCACTGCTACAGCCAAAAAAGTTCTTATAACTCAAGTGGTCAGGAGAAACGTTATTGAGAATATAGTCCCTGTAGTCATCACACTCAAACATATG CTGGAGAAATGTAGGtcacctattttaaaaaatctgatggCATATTTACGCGAGTTGATGAAAGATTATAAAACTGAAATTAAAG ACATACTAGCAGCTGATAGACAATTGGCTGAGGAAATTGAATTTGATTTGAGGAACTTTGAGAAAGATTCACAG CCTAAAACACCATCAGGAAACACACCACAGTCTAACACACCTGTTGGCAGCAGGGAGTCCAGCAGACCAGCAAGTCCACTTGTCCATGCAAACTTATCAGCCCAACCAGCAGTTCTGAGAGAACACAATGGTACACCTTGTAGATCAGGTCGCTCTAGCCCAATGGAACTGAATCAGTCTAG gatctctGTGGTGACCATGTTGGACGCTGCTAAAAAAGCAATGTCTAGAGTAGACCAATTGAGGCAGTCTGGGAATAACTTTAAGCCACTCAAATCTGCTACT AATGCTAACTCAACTGCTAGTAAAGTGTCCACTAAGTGCAGCAAGTCTATTGTAACTCAG GACTCAGACTCAGAGAATACTTTAGTCTCACCAACTACAAGGTTTAGTCAACTTAGAGCTATTAGTACACCTTCTAAAG ATGTCAACAATGTCACCTTTGCCCAAGTTGGAAACATGACCATGATTCCTCCATCCCCAATACCATCAGTGGCTAGTGTCATGAGTGCTG GAAAGTTATGCTTATCACCTATGATGAAAGTGCAACAAAAAGGCAAAAAGAATATAATTCACATGCCACATCCTGAAGCCAA AGATCCAGAACCAATCAAATGGAATATTAAATCACCA ACTAAACAAGTGACCTCTACTTCTCCTAAAGATGGAACCAGCACTCCCTCCAGAAAGAGTCATGCCAAGTCTGCAGCTGGAATGAGAAGAAGCAATAGAACTCGACAGAAATAA